CGGGCGAAGCGGTCGCGGCATGAGCAGCATGAGCGGCGTGGGTGACCGGAACGACGCCGGCGGCGCCGGCTTCGAGCGCGTCGTGCTGATTACCGGCGCGGGCTCCGGTATCGGCGCGGCGCTGGCCCGGCGCATCGCCGCGCCGCGCTCGGCCTTGATGTTGCACGCACGCGGTGCCGATCAGGAAGCGCGTCAACGGCTCGCGCAAGTCGCCGCCGACTGCAGCGCGAACGGTGCGCGCTGCGCGACGGTGTTCGGCGATCTCGCCGAACGCGGCGCCGCGGAACACGTGATCCATCAAACGCTGGCGAGCTTCGGTGCACTCGATCAACTGGTCGCCAACGCGGGACACGCGCAGCGCCAAACCCTGAATGCGCTCGATCCCGACGCGCTCGGCGCAGCGTTCGCCACGATGCCGGCCGCCTTCGCGGCGCTGGTCAAACGCGCGACGCCCGCGCTGGAAGCCTCGAAGCGCGGCCGCGTGGTCGCGCTCAGTTCGTTCGTCGCGCACCGCTATCGCGCGGACACGCCGTTTGCCGCGACGGCCGCTGCGAAAGCGGCGCTCGAGTCGCTGGCGAAAACCGCGGCCGCCGAACTAGCATCGCATGGCGTGACGGTCAATTGCGTGGCGCCCGGCTATACCCGTAAAGATCGCGGGCCGAGTGCCGATAATGCATCGGTGTGGACTCGCGCCGCGGAGGCGACGCCGCTCGGCCATGTCGCCGAACCAGCGGATGTCGCCGCGCTGATCGCGTTCCTGCTCTCCGACGAAGCGCGTCATATCACCGGCCAGGTGATTCATGTAGACGGTGGTCTCACGCTTGGTTGAGTGACAGGCGAGCGTGTCGCGCCAACGCCGTGAGCCGCAGATGGCGGCAACGCAACCGGAACACTGGCTCACGCCGCACAGCCTCAGGTCTTACCGTTTTGCCGCCTCACGCCTCACGCCTCACCGCTTCACGCTTCACCGCCGCAACGCCTCACGCTTCACCGCCGCAACGTCTCACGCTCCATCCTCCACGCCTCACCGCCCCACGCCGTACCGTCTTTCCCAGCCACGCCAAATCGCAGCGCCCCGCCGCGTCCCTTCGCGATCCCAGGCAATACGCCGCAACATCCCGAAACACGCGCGAAGAGTTCGAAAGCATTTGCGAAGCGGGCAAGCTGTTCCGCGCTTTGGAAACGCCTCCCAGCGGCGACGATAGTCGTGCGGGCCGTACCAGGTCCCGCCCCACGTCATTCATCGCTACTGGATTCTCCACCCATGTCATTCGATCGCCGCTCCCATCCTTTGACGCAGCGCCTTGCGCTTGCTCTCGGCGCCGCGCTGCTCGTCACGAGCGCCGCGCATGCAGCCCAGGCTAGCCTGGCCAACGAGCCCGCCGACGTTTGCCCCGCGCTCAAGCACATCGTCGACGCTGCCGATTTCCGGCAGTTGCAAACCCAGGCCGCCGCTCAATTGCCGGGCACGTCGAGCGCCGACGACTGCCGCGCCGGCACGCACGCCTACGATTGCCACTGGCGCGCGCACTGGCAAGCCGACGGCGTTGTCACCGATCCGCTCGAAGAATTCGGCGCCGATATCGCTGCCTGCTTTCCGAACGTCGTGCACGACGTCAACACGCCGACGCGCCAGCATTTCATCGTGACGTCCGACAAACGACGCGTCAGCGTCACGGCAAGCGTGCAAGGGCTAAACGAATTGCGCTTGCGCATCACGCGCTGAGCTTGATCCGCCGCGCAGCTAGCCGCTGTGATTCGCCGTGACTCGCCGTGACTCGCCGCGATCCACCGCATCCACTGACCGCCACCAGGCACCGTCTCATGACCTTCATGCCGAGCATGCGCGCTTATGCTTTCACGCGAGCCCCACGGGCCGCGTGGGTCACGTTGCGGCGTCCCTGCGCGTGGCTCACCGTGTCCGCCACGCTGGCGGTCGGCCTGAACG
The nucleotide sequence above comes from Paraburkholderia aromaticivorans. Encoded proteins:
- a CDS encoding SDR family oxidoreductase, translated to MSGVGDRNDAGGAGFERVVLITGAGSGIGAALARRIAAPRSALMLHARGADQEARQRLAQVAADCSANGARCATVFGDLAERGAAEHVIHQTLASFGALDQLVANAGHAQRQTLNALDPDALGAAFATMPAAFAALVKRATPALEASKRGRVVALSSFVAHRYRADTPFAATAAAKAALESLAKTAAAELASHGVTVNCVAPGYTRKDRGPSADNASVWTRAAEATPLGHVAEPADVAALIAFLLSDEARHITGQVIHVDGGLTLG